The following are from one region of the Sciurus carolinensis chromosome 5, mSciCar1.2, whole genome shotgun sequence genome:
- the Znf25 gene encoding zinc finger protein 25, which yields MNKFKGPVTFKDVTVEFTKEEWKLLTPAQRTLYKDVMLENYNHLVSVGYRVNKPNLVFKLKQGKEPWILEVEFPRRRYPEDLWNIHDIGAKYQKSQAGNSRNGELTKHQKTPNQEESYECNQCGKSFGQKSALIVHRHTHYKNKSYECEKCGKSFSINEDLIKHQKIHTRDKTYECKECKKIFYHLSSLSRHLRTHAGEKPYECNQCEKSFYQKPHLTEHQKTHTGEKPYECTECGKFFYVKAYLMVHQKTHTGEKPFKCKECGKNFSQKSHLTVHQRTHTGEKPYKCKECGKFFSRNSHLKTHQRTHTGEKPYECKECGKCFYQKSALTVHQRTHTGEKPFECNKCGKNFYYKSDLTKHQRKHTGEKPYECTECGKSFSVNSVLRLHQRTHTGEKPYECKECGKSFSQKSHFTIHQRKHTGEKPYECQECGDTFIQKSQLTAHQKTHTRKGKAEK from the exons GGACCAGTGACATTTAAGGATGTTACTGTGGAGTTCACCAAAGAGGAATGGAAATTACTAACTCCTGCTCAGAGGACCCTGTACAAGGATGTCATGCTGGAGAACTACAATCACCTGGTCTCAGTGG GTTATCGTGTGAATAAGCCAAATCTGGTCTTCAAATTGAAGCAAGGAAAAGAGCCATGGATATTGGAAGTAGAATTTCCACGTCGGCGCTATCCTG AAGACCTATGGAATATTCATGACATTGGGGCAAAATACCAGAAAAGTCAAGCTGGAAATTCAAG GAATGGAGAACTCACAAAACATCAGAAAACTCCTAACCAGGAGGAAAGTTATGAATGTAACCAATGTGGAAAATCCTTCGGCCAAAAGTCCGCCCTTATAGTGCATCGGCATACACATTACAAGAACAAATCCTATGAATGTGAAAAATGTGGGAAATCTTTCTCTATAAATGAAGACCTcataaaacatcagaaaattcaCACCAGAGATAAAacctatgaatgtaaagaatgtaagAAAATTTTCTACCACCTGTCATCTCTTAGTAGACATCTGAGAACCCATgcaggagagaaaccctatgaatgtaatcAGTGTGAAAAATCTTTCTATCAGAAACCACATCTCACAGAACATCAGAAAACACACACTGGGGAGAAACCCTATGAGTGTACTGAATGTGGGAAGTTCTTCTATGTGAAGGCATACCTCATGGTACATCAGAAAACACATACAGGGGAAAAACCCTTCaagtgtaaggaatgtgggaaaaaCTTTTCTCAGAAGTCACACCTCACAGTACATCAAAGAACACACACAGGGgagaaaccctataaatgtaaggaatgtggaaaattCTTTTCTAGAAATTCACACCTCAAAACTCATCAGAGGACTCACACAGGAGAAAAACcttatgaatgtaaggaatgtggtaAATGCTTCTACCAGAAGTCAGCCCTCACAGTACATCAGCGAACTCATACAGGGGAGAAACCCTTTGAATGTAATAAATGTGGTAAAAACTTTTACTATAAATCAGACCTCACTAAACATCAAAGAAaacacacaggagagaagccctatgaatgtacaGAGTGTGGTAAATCATTCTCTGTGAATTCAGTCCTCAGATTACATCAAAggactcatacaggagagaaaccctatgaatgcaAGGAATGTGGGAAATCTTTTTCTCAGAAGTCACATTTTACCATACACCAGAGAAAACACACAGGGGAGAAACCCTATGAGTGTCAGGAGTGTGGGGACACCTTTATCCAGAAGTCACAACTCACTGCACATCAGAAGACACACACACGGAAGGGAAAAGCTGAGAAATAG